Proteins from one Xenopus tropicalis strain Nigerian chromosome 1, UCB_Xtro_10.0, whole genome shotgun sequence genomic window:
- the LOC105945272 gene encoding uncharacterized protein LOC105945272, which produces MGQISATPLPDEHFFRPTFRLRKTGTGPIPCSAAQLHILTLLEHEKEQQMLIAAAVNNLAARLGTDAPVAEMPKDISIPLTTVPEVEEFEEWLKDSRNSQAKQNMISSLGAVGGQNTKRVSWNILSRLYSDAVAKQINWKGVNGKKCFKEMLTRSLLIRAVRKNQSSTNAADSEIDSYAIRWFNLAPDRGGGRKERSRVKEALTEVNSDPRSIVAVTFFH; this is translated from the exons ATGGGCCAGATCTCTGCCACGCCTCTGCCAGATGAGCATTTCTTTAGGCCCACATTTAGACTGAGGAAGACAGGCACTGGACCAATTCCATGCTCTg CTGCTCAGCTGCACATCCTAACTTTATTGGAACATGAGAAGGAACAGCAAATGttgattgctgctgctgtgaACAATCTTGCTGCAAGACTGGGGACAGACGCTCCTGTGgctgaaatgcctaaagacaTCAGTATCCCCCTGACCACTGTGCCTGAAGTTGAGGAGTTTGAGGAATGGCTTAAAGACTCAAGAAATTCACAAGCTAAACAAAACatg aTATCTTCTCTGGGTGCTGTTGGAGGTCAAAACACCAAAAGAGTATCATGGAACATACTTTCAAGGCTTTACTCAGATGCAGTAGCCAAACAAATAAACTGgaaaggagtcaatgggaagaAGTGCTTTAAGGAAATGCTCACAAGAAGTTTGTTGATCA gggCTGTAAGAAAGAACCAGTCTTCGACCAATGCAGCAGACAGTGAGATAGATTCTTATGCCATCCGTTGGTTCAATCTTGCTCCTGACCGTGGCGGTGGCCGGAAAGAGCGTTCAAGAGTCAAAGAGGCGTTAACTGAGGTAAATTCAGATCCAAGAAGCATAGTGgcagttacattttttcattag
- the smn1 gene encoding survival motor neuron protein isoform X1, protein MAGSEDSGEVLFRRGAGQSDDSDIWDDTALIKAYDKAVSSFKWRVGDTCNAIWSEDGNIYPATISSIDAKKGTCIVVYSGYGNSEEQSLADLRFPDTSEAESDQREQGQELNGDEHSTDESDRSSRSPQCKDSQNREIPKSSQWNGQFPPVPPPFMPGFGRHGEKLDQAHPFLSGWPPPFLPGPPMIPPPPPMSPDACEDDEALGSMLIAWYMSGYHTGYYLGLKQGRMESSFGKSPHQK, encoded by the exons ATGGCAGGCTCGGAGGACAGTGGGGAAGTGCTGTTCAGACGTGGAGCCGGCCAG agtGATGACTCTGATATCTGGGACGATACAGCTCTCATTAAAGCATATGATAAAGCAGTGTCTTCTTTTAAG TGGAGAGTAGGCGACACGTGTAATGCCATTTGGTCGGAAGATGGAAATATTTACCCAGCAACCATCTCTTCAATTGATGCTAAAAAAGGGACATGTATAGTTGTATACAGCGGATATGGGAACAGTGAGGAACAAAGTTTGGCTGACCTGCGCTTTCCAGATACTTCTGAAGCAGAAAGTGACCAGAGGGAGCAAGGGCAG GAGCTAAATGGAGATGAGCATTCAACAGATGAAAGTGATAGATCCTCAAGATCGCCTCAATGCAAAGATTCTCAAAACCGGGAGATACCAAAGTCCTCGCAGTGGAATGGCCAGTTCCCTCCTGTTCCTCCTCCATTTATGCCTGGGTTTGGAAGG CACGGTGAGAAGTTGGATCAAGCACATCCTTTCCTCTCTGGCTGGCCCCCACCATTTCTACCTGGACCACCT ATGATTCCTCCACCTCCTCCAATGAGCCCTGATGCTTGTGAAGATGATGAGGCATTGGGCAGTATGCTGATCGCTTGGTACATGAGTGGATATCACACTGGCTACTATCTG gGGCTAAAGCAAGGGCGAATGGAATCTTCCTTTGGAAAATCTCCTCACCAGAAGTAA
- the smn1 gene encoding survival motor neuron protein → MAGSEDSGEVLFRRGAGQSDDSDIWDDTALIKAYDKAVSSFKKALKNGDCTVSAEAEEKIPRTKRKNNKKNRSRKKCNAAPLKKWRVGDTCNAIWSEDGNIYPATISSIDAKKGTCIVVYSGYGNSEEQSLADLRFPDTSEAESDQREQGQELNGDEHSTDESDRSSRSPQCKDSQNREIPKSSQWNGQFPPVPPPFMPGFGRHGEKLDQAHPFLSGWPPPFLPGPPMIPPPPPMSPDACEDDEALGSMLIAWYMSGYHTGYYLGLKQGRMESSFGKSPHQK, encoded by the exons ATGGCAGGCTCGGAGGACAGTGGGGAAGTGCTGTTCAGACGTGGAGCCGGCCAG agtGATGACTCTGATATCTGGGACGATACAGCTCTCATTAAAGCATATGATAAAGCAGTGTCTTCTTTTAAG AAGGCACTGAAAAATGGGGATTGTACAGTTAGTgcagaagcagaagaaaaaatTCCCAGGaccaaaaggaaaaataataagaAGAATAGAAGCAGGAAGAAGTGTAATGCTGCTCCACTGAAAAAG TGGAGAGTAGGCGACACGTGTAATGCCATTTGGTCGGAAGATGGAAATATTTACCCAGCAACCATCTCTTCAATTGATGCTAAAAAAGGGACATGTATAGTTGTATACAGCGGATATGGGAACAGTGAGGAACAAAGTTTGGCTGACCTGCGCTTTCCAGATACTTCTGAAGCAGAAAGTGACCAGAGGGAGCAAGGGCAG GAGCTAAATGGAGATGAGCATTCAACAGATGAAAGTGATAGATCCTCAAGATCGCCTCAATGCAAAGATTCTCAAAACCGGGAGATACCAAAGTCCTCGCAGTGGAATGGCCAGTTCCCTCCTGTTCCTCCTCCATTTATGCCTGGGTTTGGAAGG CACGGTGAGAAGTTGGATCAAGCACATCCTTTCCTCTCTGGCTGGCCCCCACCATTTCTACCTGGACCACCT ATGATTCCTCCACCTCCTCCAATGAGCCCTGATGCTTGTGAAGATGATGAGGCATTGGGCAGTATGCTGATCGCTTGGTACATGAGTGGATATCACACTGGCTACTATCTG gGGCTAAAGCAAGGGCGAATGGAATCTTCCTTTGGAAAATCTCCTCACCAGAAGTAA
- the serf1b gene encoding small EDRK-rich factor 1: MARGNQRELSRQKNLKKTQDSGKGKRKDDNLSAAQRKQRDSEIMQQKQKAANERKSEPEASK, from the exons ATGGCTC GTGGAAACCAACGTGAATTGTCTCGCCAAAAGAATCTCAAAAAAACACAAGATTCAGGCAAAGGCAAGCGAAAGGATGATAACTTATCAGCTGCACAAAGAAAACAAAG AGATTCCGAGATAATGCAGCAGAAACAGAAAGCGGCAAACGAAAGGAAATCCGAGCCGGAAGCAAGCAAGTAA